A window from Chrysemys picta bellii isolate R12L10 chromosome 2, ASM1138683v2, whole genome shotgun sequence encodes these proteins:
- the RNF144B gene encoding E3 ubiquitin-protein ligase RNF144B isoform X3, with protein sequence MSWEAHITPESCQRKKIASLVPVDQFQLYQRLKFEREVHLDPCRTWCPAADCQTMCHVELSDSGQPVPVECPACHLKFCSSCKEVWHPERLCQENQPIVIPTEQGALTRTDTEAPIKQCPVCRIYIERNEGCAQMMCKNCKHTFCWYCLQNLDNDIFLRHYDKGPCRNKLGHSRASVMWNRTQVVGILVGLGIIALVTSPLLLVASPCIICCVCKSCRGKKKKHDPPTT encoded by the exons ATGTCTTGGGAAGCTCATATTACCCCAGAGAGCTGTCAGAGGAAAAAG ATTGCCTCTTTGGTACCTGTTGATCAGTTTCAGTTATACCAGCGACTGAAATTTGAACGAG AAGTCCACTTGGACCCATGCAGAACGTGGTGCCCTGCTGCTGACTGCCAGACCATGTGCCATGTTGAACTGAGTGACTCAGGACAACCAGTGCCTGTGGAATGCCCAGCTTGTCATCTGAAATTCTGTTCATCCTGCAAAGAAGTATGGCACCCAGAGCGCTTGTGCCAGGAAAACCAACCCATTGTAATACCAACTGAGCAGGG AGCACTTACCAGGACTGACACAGAGGCTCCAATTAAACAGTGCCCAGTGTGCCGGATCTATATTGAACGAAATGAAGGCTGCGCTCAAATGATGTGTAAGAACTGCAAGCATACATTTTGCTGGTACTGCCTACAGAACTTGGAT AATGATATCTTCTTAAGACATTATGACAAAGGCCCCTGCAGAAACAAACTGGGCCATTCTCGAGCCTCGGTTATGTGGAACAGAACACAG GTTGTGGGGATCCTGGTGGGATTGGGTATCATAGCGCTGGTGACTTCTCCCTTACTGCTTGTGGCATCTCCATGCATTATCTGCTGTGTCTGCAAATCCTGCAGAGGCAAAAAGAAAAAGCATGACCCACCGACAACCTAa